The Halichoerus grypus chromosome 14, mHalGry1.hap1.1, whole genome shotgun sequence genome contains a region encoding:
- the ALG2 gene encoding alpha-1,3/1,6-mannosyltransferase ALG2, with the protein MRGSPIGRGPLTMAKERGQDEDPGPNPSVLFLHPDLGVGGAERLVLDAALALQARGCSVKIWTAHYDPGHSFADSRELQVRCAGDWLPRSLGWGGRGAAVCAYVRMIFLALYVLFLGDEEFDVVVCDQVSACIPVLKLARRPKKILFYCHFPDLLLTRRDSFLKRLYRAPMDWIEEYTTGMADCILVNSRFTAAVFKETFKSLSHIDPDVLYPSLNVTSFDSAVPENLDDLVPKGKKFLFLSINRYERKKNLTLALDALGKLRGRLTSQDWDKVHLIMAGGYDERVLENVEHYQELKEMVQQSDLGQCVTFLRSFSDTQKIALLQGCTCVLYTPSNEHFGIVPLEAMYMQCPVIAVNSGGPLESVVHGVTGFLCEPDPVHFSEAMEKFIHEPSLKATMGLAGRARVKEKFSSAAFTEQLYQYVTKLLV; encoded by the exons ATGCGCGGAAGCCCGATAGGGCGCGGGCCGCTGACCATGGCGAAGGAGCGGGGCCAAGACGAAGACCCTGGTCCCAACCCGTCGGTGCTGTTCCTGCACCCGGACCTGGGCGTGGGCGGCGCCGAGCGGCTGGTGCTGGACGCGGCATTGGCGCTGCAGGCGCGCGGATGTAGCGTCAAGATCTGGACGGCGCACTACGATCCCGGCCACAGCTTCGCGGACAGCCGCGAGCTGCAGGTGCGCTGCGCCGGGGACTGGCTCCCGCGCAGCCTGGGCTGGGGCGGCCGCGGCGCCGCGGTCTGCGCCTACGTGCGCATGATCTTCCTGGCGCTCTACGTGCTGTTCCTCGGGGACGAGGAGTTCGACGTGGTCGTGTGCGACCAG GTGTCTGCCTGCATCCCCGTGCTCAAGCTGGCCAGACGGCCCAAGAAGATCCTGTTTTATTGTCACTTCCCAGATCTGCTGCTCACCAGGAGAGATTCTTTTCTGAAACGCTTGTACAGGGCCCCGATGGACTGGATAGAGGAATACACTACGGGCATGGCGGACTGCATCTTAGTCAACAGCCGGTTTACAGCTGCCGTTTTTAAGGAGACATTCAAGTCCCTGTCTCACATAGACCCCGATGTCCTCTACCCATCTCTGAATGTCACCAGCTTTGACTCTGCTGTTCCTGAAAACCTCGATGACCTCGTCCCCAAGGGGAAGAAATTCCTGTTCCTCTCCATCAACAGATACGAAAGGAAGAAAAACCTGACTTTGGCACTGGACGCCCTAGGAAAACTGCGTGGAAGGTTGACATCCCAGGATTGGGACAAGGTTCATCTAATCATGGCAGGTGGTTATGATGAAAGAGTCCTGGAGAATGTGGAACACTATCAGGAATTGAAGGAAATGGTCCAGCAGTCCGACCTTGGACAGTGTGTGACCTTCCTGCGCTCTTTCTCAGACACACAGAAAATCGCACTCCTCCAAGGCTGTACCTGTGTGCTTTACACACCGAGCAATGAACACTTTGGCATCGTCCCTTTGGAGGCCATGTACATGCAGTGCCCGGTCATTGCCGTGAATTCGGGTGGGCCCTTGGAGTCCGTCGTCCACGGTGTCACAGGGTTTCTGTGTGAGCCTGACCCAGTGCACTTCTCAGAAGCGATGGAAAAGTTCATCCACGAACCTTCCTTAAAAGCCACAATGGGACTGGCTGGGAGAGCCAGGGTGAAGGAAAAGTTTTCCTCTGCAGCTTTTACAGAACAGCTCTACCAGTATGTCACCAAACTGCTGGTATAA
- the SEC61B gene encoding protein transport protein Sec61 subunit beta: MPGPTPSGTNVGSSGRSPSKAVAARAAGSTVRQRKNASCGTRSAGRTTSAGTGGMWRFYTEDSPGLKVGPVPVLVMSLLFIASVFMLHIWGKYTRS, from the exons ATG ccTGGTCCGACCCCCAGTGGCACTAATGTGGGCTCGTCGGGGCGCTCCCCCAGCAAAGCAGTGGCCGCGCGGGCGGCTGGATCCACGGTCCGGCAGAG aaaaaacGCGAGCTGTGGAACAAGGAGCGCGGGGCGCACGACCTCAGCAGGCACGGGGGGCATGTGGCGATTCTACACGGAAGACTCCCCTGGGCTCAAGGT TGGCCCTGTTCCAGTATTGGTTATGAGTCTTCTGTTCATCGCTTCTGTATTTATGTTGCACATTTGGGGCAAGTACACTCGTTCATAG